A single region of the Drosophila takahashii strain IR98-3 E-12201 chromosome 2R, DtakHiC1v2, whole genome shotgun sequence genome encodes:
- the LOC108059423 gene encoding uncharacterized protein isoform X4, whose amino-acid sequence MRAIMLLSCLALVVCVQSAVTGPEARSSVDSKDQQLATASVGILDSVLRGKSRQSRCVRCYEDRDRDRYYSGYASRTGDDMRGSSTWYYSGYDDRSTSRDRDYDRYYDRSRYYDDRYSPRTYDRYEGRGYDDYRRGSGYGGSYDRERGYGYDNRDRYYGGGDRYSEGSSRDRYYDRSRSGGYDRYDPYDRYYSRGQSGFDNSGRGYYFATDEDESDRNRGYGYSYSRPSSSSMSSPCGRISGNCPYAGGSKVTSPAIGSDSSRVGGHTNVLGSEGGGPGSWTYLGDQDKVGGSSGSSSASGGSSSSSSNSGSSGSGGSRERERERDRERDAQRLALLSPLVALPMVADHVL is encoded by the exons ATGCGAGCTATTATGTTG CTGTCTTGTCTGGCCCTGGTCGTCTGTGTCCAGTCAGCGGTGACAGGACCGGAAGCTCGTTCGAGTGTGGACTCCAAGGATCAGCAGCTGGCTACCGCGAGCGTGGGAATCCTTGACTCCGTGCTTCGCGGAAAGAGTCGCCAGTCGCGCTGCGTGAGATGCTACGAGGACCGGGATCGTGATCGGTACTATAGCGGATACGCCAGTCGAACGGGCGACGATATGCGCGGCAGCAGCACCTGGTATTACTCCGGTTATGACGACCGTAGCACCAGCAGGGACCGAGACTACGACCGATACTACGATCGCTCTCGATATTACGACGATCGCTATAGTCCCAGGACCTACGACCGGTACGAGGGGCGCGGCTACGATGATTACAGGAGGGGATCTGGGTATGGAGGTTCCTACGACCGCGAACGTGGCTATGGATACGACAATCGGGATCGCTACTACGGGGGTGGTGATCGATATAGCGAGGGGTCCTCCAGAG ACCGCTACTACGATCGCTCAAGGTCCGGCGGATATGATCGATACGATCCGTACGATCGCTACTACTCCAG AGGCCAATCCGGATTCGATAACTCTGGACGCGGCTATTACTTCGCCACCGACGAGGACGAGAGTGACAGGAATCGAGGGTACGGATATTCCTATTCCCgaccctcctcctcctcgatgaGCTCACCCTGCGGCCGCATCTCCGGAAATTGTCCTTATGCCGGTGGCTCCAAGGTCACCTCCCCGGCCATTGGCAGTGACAGTTCCCGAGTGGGCGGCCACACCAATGTCCTTGGTTCGGAGGGAGGGGGTCCCGGCAGTTGGACATATCTGGGGGACCAGGATAAGGTCGggggcagcagcggcagcagtaGCGCATcgggcggcagcagcagcagtagcagcaacagcggctcaagcggcagcggcggcagtcGGGAGCGGGAACGGGAACGGGACAGGGAGCGGGATGCACAGAG GCTTGCTCTCTTGTCGCCCCTTGTAGCTCTTCCTATGGTGGCCGACCACGTCCTCTAG
- the LOC108059423 gene encoding eukaryotic translation initiation factor 4B isoform X6 has product MRAIMLLSCLALVVCVQSAVTGPEARSSVDSKDQQLATASVGILDSVLRGKSRQSRCVRCYEDRDRDRYYSGYASRTGDDMRGSSTWYYSGYDDRSTSRDRDYDRYYDRSRYYDDRYSPRTYDRYEGRGYDDYRRGSGYGGSYDRERGYGYDNRDRYYGGGDRYSEGSSRDRYYDRSRSGGYDRYDPYDRYYSSSSYGGRPRPLGVSYLLERDAETPSDGPGNTANAAGNGGSNGGGAGGQSMPVPAAQTAAEGSSGTADQ; this is encoded by the exons ATGCGAGCTATTATGTTG CTGTCTTGTCTGGCCCTGGTCGTCTGTGTCCAGTCAGCGGTGACAGGACCGGAAGCTCGTTCGAGTGTGGACTCCAAGGATCAGCAGCTGGCTACCGCGAGCGTGGGAATCCTTGACTCCGTGCTTCGCGGAAAGAGTCGCCAGTCGCGCTGCGTGAGATGCTACGAGGACCGGGATCGTGATCGGTACTATAGCGGATACGCCAGTCGAACGGGCGACGATATGCGCGGCAGCAGCACCTGGTATTACTCCGGTTATGACGACCGTAGCACCAGCAGGGACCGAGACTACGACCGATACTACGATCGCTCTCGATATTACGACGATCGCTATAGTCCCAGGACCTACGACCGGTACGAGGGGCGCGGCTACGATGATTACAGGAGGGGATCTGGGTATGGAGGTTCCTACGACCGCGAACGTGGCTATGGATACGACAATCGGGATCGCTACTACGGGGGTGGTGATCGATATAGCGAGGGGTCCTCCAGAG ACCGCTACTACGATCGCTCAAGGTCCGGCGGATATGATCGATACGATCCGTACGATCGCTACTACTCCAG CTCTTCCTATGGTGGCCGACCACGTCCTCTAGGCGTTAGCTATCTGCTCGAACGGGACGCGGAAACTCCATCGGACGGCCCAGGAAACACGGCGAATGCCGCCGGAAATGGTGGAAGtaatggtggtggtgctggtggtcAGAGCATGCCCGTCCCAGCAGCCCAGACAGCCGCCGAGGGAAGTTCCGGCACAGCTGATCAGTAA
- the LOC108059423 gene encoding uncharacterized protein isoform X3, whose amino-acid sequence MRAIMLLSCLALVVCVQSAVTGPEARSSVDSKDQQLATASVGILDSVLRGKSRQSRCVRCYEDRDRDRYYSGYASRTGDDMRGSSTWYYSGYDDRSTSRDRDYDRYYDRSRYYDDRYSPRTYDRYEGRGYDDYRRGSGYGGSYDRERGYGYDNRDRYYGGGDRYSEGSSRDRYYDRSRSGGYDRYDPYDRYYSRYDFRNYRPWDETYRGQSGFDNSGRGYYFATDEDESDRNRGYGYSYSRPSSSSMSSPCGRISGNCPYAGGSKVTSPAIGSDSSRVGGHTNVLGSEGGGPGSWTYLGDQDKVGGSSGSSSASGGSSSSSSNSGSSGSGGSRERERERDRERDAQRLALLSPLVALPMVADHVL is encoded by the exons ATGCGAGCTATTATGTTG CTGTCTTGTCTGGCCCTGGTCGTCTGTGTCCAGTCAGCGGTGACAGGACCGGAAGCTCGTTCGAGTGTGGACTCCAAGGATCAGCAGCTGGCTACCGCGAGCGTGGGAATCCTTGACTCCGTGCTTCGCGGAAAGAGTCGCCAGTCGCGCTGCGTGAGATGCTACGAGGACCGGGATCGTGATCGGTACTATAGCGGATACGCCAGTCGAACGGGCGACGATATGCGCGGCAGCAGCACCTGGTATTACTCCGGTTATGACGACCGTAGCACCAGCAGGGACCGAGACTACGACCGATACTACGATCGCTCTCGATATTACGACGATCGCTATAGTCCCAGGACCTACGACCGGTACGAGGGGCGCGGCTACGATGATTACAGGAGGGGATCTGGGTATGGAGGTTCCTACGACCGCGAACGTGGCTATGGATACGACAATCGGGATCGCTACTACGGGGGTGGTGATCGATATAGCGAGGGGTCCTCCAGAG ACCGCTACTACGATCGCTCAAGGTCCGGCGGATATGATCGATACGATCCGTACGATCGCTACTACTCCAGGTATGATTTTCGCAACTATCGGCCTTGGGATGAGACCTACAG AGGCCAATCCGGATTCGATAACTCTGGACGCGGCTATTACTTCGCCACCGACGAGGACGAGAGTGACAGGAATCGAGGGTACGGATATTCCTATTCCCgaccctcctcctcctcgatgaGCTCACCCTGCGGCCGCATCTCCGGAAATTGTCCTTATGCCGGTGGCTCCAAGGTCACCTCCCCGGCCATTGGCAGTGACAGTTCCCGAGTGGGCGGCCACACCAATGTCCTTGGTTCGGAGGGAGGGGGTCCCGGCAGTTGGACATATCTGGGGGACCAGGATAAGGTCGggggcagcagcggcagcagtaGCGCATcgggcggcagcagcagcagtagcagcaacagcggctcaagcggcagcggcggcagtcGGGAGCGGGAACGGGAACGGGACAGGGAGCGGGATGCACAGAG GCTTGCTCTCTTGTCGCCCCTTGTAGCTCTTCCTATGGTGGCCGACCACGTCCTCTAG
- the LOC108059423 gene encoding uncharacterized protein isoform X5 codes for MRAIMLLSCLALVVCVQSAVTGPEARSSVDSKDQQLATASVGILDSVLRGKSRQSRCVRCYEDRDRDRYYSGYASRTGDDMRGSSTWYYSGYDDRSTSRDRDYDRYYDRSRYYDDRYSPRTYDRYEGRGYDDYRRGSGYGGSYDRERGYGYDNRDRYYGGGDRYSEGSSRDRYYDRSRSGGYDRYDPYDRYYSRYDFRNYRPWDETYSSSYGGRPRPLGVSYLLERDAETPSDGPGNTANAAGNGGSNGGGAGGQSMPVPAAQTAAEGSSGTADQ; via the exons ATGCGAGCTATTATGTTG CTGTCTTGTCTGGCCCTGGTCGTCTGTGTCCAGTCAGCGGTGACAGGACCGGAAGCTCGTTCGAGTGTGGACTCCAAGGATCAGCAGCTGGCTACCGCGAGCGTGGGAATCCTTGACTCCGTGCTTCGCGGAAAGAGTCGCCAGTCGCGCTGCGTGAGATGCTACGAGGACCGGGATCGTGATCGGTACTATAGCGGATACGCCAGTCGAACGGGCGACGATATGCGCGGCAGCAGCACCTGGTATTACTCCGGTTATGACGACCGTAGCACCAGCAGGGACCGAGACTACGACCGATACTACGATCGCTCTCGATATTACGACGATCGCTATAGTCCCAGGACCTACGACCGGTACGAGGGGCGCGGCTACGATGATTACAGGAGGGGATCTGGGTATGGAGGTTCCTACGACCGCGAACGTGGCTATGGATACGACAATCGGGATCGCTACTACGGGGGTGGTGATCGATATAGCGAGGGGTCCTCCAGAG ACCGCTACTACGATCGCTCAAGGTCCGGCGGATATGATCGATACGATCCGTACGATCGCTACTACTCCAGGTATGATTTTCGCAACTATCGGCCTTGGGATGAGACCTACAG CTCTTCCTATGGTGGCCGACCACGTCCTCTAGGCGTTAGCTATCTGCTCGAACGGGACGCGGAAACTCCATCGGACGGCCCAGGAAACACGGCGAATGCCGCCGGAAATGGTGGAAGtaatggtggtggtgctggtggtcAGAGCATGCCCGTCCCAGCAGCCCAGACAGCCGCCGAGGGAAGTTCCGGCACAGCTGATCAGTAA
- the LOC108059423 gene encoding eukaryotic translation initiation factor 4B isoform X1, which produces MRAIMLLSCLALVVCVQSAVTGPEARSSVDSKDQQLATASVGILDSVLRGKSRQSRCVRCYEDRDRDRYYSGYASRTGDDMRGSSTWYYSGYDDRSTSRDRDYDRYYDRSRYYDDRYSPRTYDRYEGRGYDDYRRGSGYGGSYDRERGYGYDNRDRYYGGGDRYSEGSSRDRYYDRSRSGGYDRYDPYDRYYSRYDFRNYRPWDETYRGQSGFDNSGRGYYFATDEDESDRNRGYGYSYSRPSSSSMSSPCGRISGNCPYAGGSKVTSPAIGSDSSRVGGHTNVLGSEGGGPGSWTYLGDQDKVGGSSGSSSASGGSSSSSSNSGSSGSGGSRERERERDRERDAQSSSYGGRPRPLGVSYLLERDAETPSDGPGNTANAAGNGGSNGGGAGGQSMPVPAAQTAAEGSSGTADQ; this is translated from the exons ATGCGAGCTATTATGTTG CTGTCTTGTCTGGCCCTGGTCGTCTGTGTCCAGTCAGCGGTGACAGGACCGGAAGCTCGTTCGAGTGTGGACTCCAAGGATCAGCAGCTGGCTACCGCGAGCGTGGGAATCCTTGACTCCGTGCTTCGCGGAAAGAGTCGCCAGTCGCGCTGCGTGAGATGCTACGAGGACCGGGATCGTGATCGGTACTATAGCGGATACGCCAGTCGAACGGGCGACGATATGCGCGGCAGCAGCACCTGGTATTACTCCGGTTATGACGACCGTAGCACCAGCAGGGACCGAGACTACGACCGATACTACGATCGCTCTCGATATTACGACGATCGCTATAGTCCCAGGACCTACGACCGGTACGAGGGGCGCGGCTACGATGATTACAGGAGGGGATCTGGGTATGGAGGTTCCTACGACCGCGAACGTGGCTATGGATACGACAATCGGGATCGCTACTACGGGGGTGGTGATCGATATAGCGAGGGGTCCTCCAGAG ACCGCTACTACGATCGCTCAAGGTCCGGCGGATATGATCGATACGATCCGTACGATCGCTACTACTCCAGGTATGATTTTCGCAACTATCGGCCTTGGGATGAGACCTACAG AGGCCAATCCGGATTCGATAACTCTGGACGCGGCTATTACTTCGCCACCGACGAGGACGAGAGTGACAGGAATCGAGGGTACGGATATTCCTATTCCCgaccctcctcctcctcgatgaGCTCACCCTGCGGCCGCATCTCCGGAAATTGTCCTTATGCCGGTGGCTCCAAGGTCACCTCCCCGGCCATTGGCAGTGACAGTTCCCGAGTGGGCGGCCACACCAATGTCCTTGGTTCGGAGGGAGGGGGTCCCGGCAGTTGGACATATCTGGGGGACCAGGATAAGGTCGggggcagcagcggcagcagtaGCGCATcgggcggcagcagcagcagtagcagcaacagcggctcaagcggcagcggcggcagtcGGGAGCGGGAACGGGAACGGGACAGGGAGCGGGATGCACAGAG CTCTTCCTATGGTGGCCGACCACGTCCTCTAGGCGTTAGCTATCTGCTCGAACGGGACGCGGAAACTCCATCGGACGGCCCAGGAAACACGGCGAATGCCGCCGGAAATGGTGGAAGtaatggtggtggtgctggtggtcAGAGCATGCCCGTCCCAGCAGCCCAGACAGCCGCCGAGGGAAGTTCCGGCACAGCTGATCAGTAA
- the LOC108059423 gene encoding uncharacterized transmembrane protein DDB_G0289901 isoform X2 yields the protein MRAIMLLSCLALVVCVQSAVTGPEARSSVDSKDQQLATASVGILDSVLRGKSRQSRCVRCYEDRDRDRYYSGYASRTGDDMRGSSTWYYSGYDDRSTSRDRDYDRYYDRSRYYDDRYSPRTYDRYEGRGYDDYRRGSGYGGSYDRERGYGYDNRDRYYGGGDRYSEGSSRDRYYDRSRSGGYDRYDPYDRYYSRGQSGFDNSGRGYYFATDEDESDRNRGYGYSYSRPSSSSMSSPCGRISGNCPYAGGSKVTSPAIGSDSSRVGGHTNVLGSEGGGPGSWTYLGDQDKVGGSSGSSSASGGSSSSSSNSGSSGSGGSRERERERDRERDAQSSSYGGRPRPLGVSYLLERDAETPSDGPGNTANAAGNGGSNGGGAGGQSMPVPAAQTAAEGSSGTADQ from the exons ATGCGAGCTATTATGTTG CTGTCTTGTCTGGCCCTGGTCGTCTGTGTCCAGTCAGCGGTGACAGGACCGGAAGCTCGTTCGAGTGTGGACTCCAAGGATCAGCAGCTGGCTACCGCGAGCGTGGGAATCCTTGACTCCGTGCTTCGCGGAAAGAGTCGCCAGTCGCGCTGCGTGAGATGCTACGAGGACCGGGATCGTGATCGGTACTATAGCGGATACGCCAGTCGAACGGGCGACGATATGCGCGGCAGCAGCACCTGGTATTACTCCGGTTATGACGACCGTAGCACCAGCAGGGACCGAGACTACGACCGATACTACGATCGCTCTCGATATTACGACGATCGCTATAGTCCCAGGACCTACGACCGGTACGAGGGGCGCGGCTACGATGATTACAGGAGGGGATCTGGGTATGGAGGTTCCTACGACCGCGAACGTGGCTATGGATACGACAATCGGGATCGCTACTACGGGGGTGGTGATCGATATAGCGAGGGGTCCTCCAGAG ACCGCTACTACGATCGCTCAAGGTCCGGCGGATATGATCGATACGATCCGTACGATCGCTACTACTCCAG AGGCCAATCCGGATTCGATAACTCTGGACGCGGCTATTACTTCGCCACCGACGAGGACGAGAGTGACAGGAATCGAGGGTACGGATATTCCTATTCCCgaccctcctcctcctcgatgaGCTCACCCTGCGGCCGCATCTCCGGAAATTGTCCTTATGCCGGTGGCTCCAAGGTCACCTCCCCGGCCATTGGCAGTGACAGTTCCCGAGTGGGCGGCCACACCAATGTCCTTGGTTCGGAGGGAGGGGGTCCCGGCAGTTGGACATATCTGGGGGACCAGGATAAGGTCGggggcagcagcggcagcagtaGCGCATcgggcggcagcagcagcagtagcagcaacagcggctcaagcggcagcggcggcagtcGGGAGCGGGAACGGGAACGGGACAGGGAGCGGGATGCACAGAG CTCTTCCTATGGTGGCCGACCACGTCCTCTAGGCGTTAGCTATCTGCTCGAACGGGACGCGGAAACTCCATCGGACGGCCCAGGAAACACGGCGAATGCCGCCGGAAATGGTGGAAGtaatggtggtggtgctggtggtcAGAGCATGCCCGTCCCAGCAGCCCAGACAGCCGCCGAGGGAAGTTCCGGCACAGCTGATCAGTAA